TGTATTTTTTAATCAATTTCTTATAACTAGACCAGAAGATATGCTGGATTGTTGATTGACACTTATTAATGTTTCCAATCTTAGGGTCATACAGATGGTCATATGGGAGTTCTCCATGTTAATACCAATGCACTAATTGTTGGAGATCATTGCGTAGGGTAAGCATCATTCTTCATCATATTAGTGGCAGCACTTGCATACACCCTTTCATTGTCCTCGACCACTATATAGTTACCTGCAGGGCTGCAACTATCGAATTGAAGTACCACATCTAAATTGTTTAACTAACAGAATGACCTACTTCTAAGGACTACGACTTGCTTGGATGCAGAACTTGGTCGAACTCACAAAAGCACTTGCTCGGATGCTTTCGGTTGTCATCATGCTAGTGTCAAGTTCTTGTCAAGATAAACACAGTTGTTCATCTTTTCCAACATTTAAAAACTATAAGAGCCTACCGTTTTTCATTATTAATTTATTAAAACATGTTACGAGAGTTGAACTAGTTGCTAAGTTTCCTCGAAAATAATAAGGAAATGCTCCCACCCCAAACATGCAAGTGATGctaaaataaagtaaaaacTGGTAAGTGAAACACACTTTTTTGCCATTTTCAGGCATGGGAGTGCAACATTGGACAGTAGAGCTGGTGGCAACATGAAGGTaattataattatttttgtttggaaggTAATTATTGTAATGCATGACAAAGATCGTTGTAAATCCTGAGAAAATAATCTCGATTTCTTTCATCTTGTAATTTGTTTGGGTGCTTTACCTTTTCTGGCGCTCCTGCCTCCAGAACTGTGTTGTCTAAATCAGAGTTGCATTAGCATAAGGCTGGCCTAAAATATGCAGGACTACTTCCAAACCACATACAAATTCTTGGAGATGTCCCCACATGTGCTAATTCCAATGCATGGAAGGATCAACCTATGGCCTAGACATATGCTTTGTGGATACCTAAGGTATGCAACTAATCACTACTACAAACCGTATCTACCACTTTACAAATAATATATAGTTGAACAGGTTCATTCATAGCAGGTGTTGTCAAATCAATTCAATGCAGCATATTTCCTTCTCactctttttttaaaataagcGCCTTTTTTTGTATTTCTACTCTTGATCGCAGATGTCaatgcaaatttttttttcatattttccatACTTGATATGGCTGTCCATTTCTAGATGCTGTTGACATTATTTTCATGTAATgtgtgttttctgttttttaagGCATCGAAGGGCTCGAGAAGCCTCCATTCTGAAAACCATAGAGAATGGTGCTCAAACTCTGTTTGACATAGTTTCAAAGACTTATGGTGATGTAGACAGTAAATTGTGGATTCCTGCTTCCTTTAATGTTCGCCTTCATGTTGATCATCTGAACTCTCAACATAAACTTCCTAAGGTGAGTGAAAGTTGTAATCAACTTCTGTATGTTCCATAATTAATCCCGAATAATAAGCCTGTGATGCCTATCTGTCTTTAAGAAAACACCTAAAGTGAGTGGTAATAATTTACTTAGACGAAAATAGTCACCGGATGATGTCTAGAATAATCTGTCAACTTATTTATTACATTTGATTTGAAAGTAGCTCTTGTTGGAACGAATTATCCATTGATTGTTTAAACATTTCTTGGGGATCGTCATGCAGGATTTCTCCTTAGAAATGTTCAATGGAAGCTGCGATGAATTTGTTTCTAGCCTATAATGATCGGGAATGTGAGAAGGCCCAAATGCTCCTTCTGAGTTTGTATTCCATCTAGACTGCTTTGTTAAATTGTGTAACCCTTTTTTACACGAAAATAAACGAATGTGTGAGGGGTATGCTATTTAATGAACCAAAGCTTGTTGGCCGTCAAAAGGACAAATATTGAAAAACTCCGTTAGGTTGCCATTCAAATATATTTAGCTTTTGAATGGAATCCTAAAACATTGTGTACCACTACATCTAAATGTAGCTTGTGTATTTGTACCGAGGTAACACCTTTTACCACTTCCAGGAATGGAATATtaacatcattttttttaaaggggaAGATTAACATCATGATTCAATATATGCAGGACTTTTCCATGGAAAAGTTTGAATCAAGCTGTGGAATACATTTCATTTTCCGGTGGGCCGTGGCATATGCAAGAGCCAGGAGCTCACCGACTATCGTTGCGGCAAGCGCCCTTGCCGGGGGTTTGGCAATTGCTTATGCTCTCAAAAGGAACAATGGCAACTAGCCGTAGGATTCTCCAAGACGGGTAAATCCCCTTCCGCGTACGCATCCCTGCCATAACCTTAACGTCGTTTGCATACCGAGTCAAATTGTAAAGTCACATTATTTTGTCCATTACAGTATTCCATTGCTGAACTTTGCTCCATCTGTACACAAGAGAAGTCCCGGTTCTACGTTGTGTTCTTCCCAAGTTATCACTTTTGACAAGATTCGTCTGAGCCCAATACAGAGCTGAACTGACGCTACCATGCATTCTGAAACCTGCGCTGACCCTCCCCGCCTAGGTGCTTTATAAAATCTGCTCCTGTATTGGATTGGCACAAGTCGTTGGGTGGTACACGGTCACATGTGCTACCGTTCCTAAAAAGAACAAGCGATGAATCTATGATTATGATTAACAGATCGCTTCCTAGCTTGTCAAATTAAACAAATCGATGCCACTTTTTCAAGAGCAAGCCATCTTAATTTGCATAGAAACCAACGCAGAGAGTTGCACTTCCCTGCCAAGTTGTGGTCTCATGCTCAAGTAGACCAATAGCTGCATTTCTCACCCCAAGCATGCTACGGATTTTAGCATGGCCAGCACAGCCAAGCCCATGCAAGTCTTCCATTCGGGGAACTGCCTCAACACTGTCGTCACCGTGCTGCTCCTCGTCTCCTTCGGGTTTGTCCTAGGCACGATCTACAGCGCCAACTTCCCAGAATCCTACCTGCCTCCTTTCCTGCAACCATTGCCGTCTCTTGCACTCTCATCATCGCCGCTGCCGATGAACTCTCCCACgcctccggcaccggcacctTTGCCGGAAACACCGTGCATCTTGCCGCCATTGCCCTCTACCACTCTGCCGCCAGCGCCATCttcgccctcgccgccaccggagAAACCACTCATGGGGTTCACAGACTTCCTTGCACCGAGCGGCAGCGTCATGCACAACATGACCGACGAGGAGCTCCTCTGGAGGGCCTCCATGGCGCCCAAGGTTGCCGGCATGCCGCGCCGCATTGTGCCGAAGGTCGCCTTCTTGTTCCTGACGAAGGGGGAGCTGCCGCTACGGCCTCTGTGGGAGAAGTTCTTTGCCGGGCATGAGGGGCTCTACTCCATCTACATTCACACCAGCCCAGACTACGctggctcgccgccggccgactCCGTCTTCTACGGCCGCATGATCCCAAGccaggtaaaaaaaatcatcaaattGCCGATCGATCAAAAGAGTacgaaaaaggaaaaggttcATTGCGGTGAGCGTGGATCGAACACGCGACCTTCAGATCTTCAGTCTGACGCTCTCCCAACTGAGCTATCCCCGCTTGATGTCACTTAGCTAGATTTATATGCTTATCATCTAGAAACACCATTTAACCGTCGTTTACATCATTACACCACTATTTTTGACACTGGAATTGCAATATGCATACGTTCATGCAGAAGACGAGCTGGGGAAATATAAACCTGGTGGAAGCGGAACGCCGTCTCATGGCAAACGCCCTCctcgacctcgccaacacccgTTTCGCGCTGGTCTCAGAATCCTGCATCCCCTTACTAAACTTTGAGGCCATCTACTCCTACCTGATCACCAACTCCAGCAGCCACGTCGAGAGCTACGACCGGGGCGATGGCCGTGGCCGCCACGGCCCATTCTTCACCGCACACAACATCACCCTCTCGCAGTGGCGCAAGGGTGCCCAGTGGTTCGAGATGGATCGAGCCCTCGCCGTGGAGGTCGTCGCCGAGGCACGGTACATCACCGTGTTCCGGGGCGACCACGGCGCGTCCAACATGGAGGAGTACTACCTTGCGACCCTGGTGAACCTGATCCGGTGGGGGAACCGCAACACGAACAGGACCCTGACgtatatggattggaggggcGGCGGGAGTCACCCGAAGGATCATGGGGAGAAGGACGTGACGGTGGAGCTGGTGGAAGGGATGAGGAGAGGGGATGGAAAATGTGGGTATAAGGTTGATGTTGGTAATGGGGTTGGGGAGGTAGAATTCTGCTACTTGTTCGCGCGCAAGTTCTCAAGGGACGCGGTGGGGAAGCTGCTCGAGCTAGCGCCCAAGGTCATGGGGTTTGGGTGACATGCtcgtttgttttgtttgtttggatgtgTCTTGTCGTTTGGTGTGGAAACATACCGGATTGGAGATCGATCTGGCAGTCATTGTATGATTTTGtggaattattttttattttcatggtGAATGCAAACACGGATGTTGTCGGATATGTTCTTCAGATCGAATTCAGAAAAACACGATCATGCTACTTACAAAAAGGCACTAGAAATTCTACTTGAGATCGTGAGTGAAATGAATAGCTCGTCACTCGGCTTATCGTAGTAGCGCAACTTTCAAATTTACTACTCCTAGTCCCTACACAACATTACTTCCGAGAGGAATACCGAATAGTACATAAAGACACCCCCTGGATAGCTCCAGAGATCCGGATCCTCCGAAGAAAGTTGAGTTGAGTGGCACTGTTAAGTCTTGAAATTCCCTGAAAGCTGAGTAAGCAACGTGTACTCGCATGTAGCTAGCGAACTTTGCCCCATCTATACACAAGTGAAGAGATCAAATCATCAAAGTCCACGCTAGCACTAACTAAGATATCACTATATATAGTATCGGTATAGGTATAGGTATACACATACGTACAGATCGTCGTGTGATTTAACTTGGGTCAAGCGCGCAGGTTTTACAGAGTCACGCACGCTTGCTAGCCGGCCGGCCTGATCACCATTTGCAGGTTAATTATCCATAGTCCTTTGCTGTACTTTTCCGGCTCTTCGCTGTAGAGTAGTGATTCCCAAGTCCCCTCTCTGTTGaccttaattaattaacctaCCACACATGTCTTTAAACAACGCCGATCAGCACGGATAATATATGACAAACCCCGGCTCAGTTCTTGTCGTGTCGTGTATACAATATTATTCCAAGTATATATATAGTCTTTCCACAGCTCTGCATCGCTCTCCCACGCATGCCCGAGGCAAGGCAATTAAGCTAAGGTCTAGGCCATGAACAGCACGAGCAAAGCCATGCTGCTAGTCTCTCGTtctgcaggcagcagcagcagccgcttCAATGTGGTGCCAATCCTGCTCGTCTTCGCCTTAGGATATGCCCTGGGCTTGATCTCCAACTCCACCTTCCAAAACCTCTACCTCGACCTCCCAGCATTTTTCTCGGCAACACCATTGCAGCACCCTTCTCTGGTATTGTCGAGCTCGCCGCCattgccgtcgccgccggagagATCACTACCGTGCATGGGGTTCACGGACGACTTGTTCCTCTCGCCTAACGGCGGCGGCATGCACAACATGACCGACGAGGAGCTCTTCTGGAGGGCTTCCATGGCGCCCAAGGTCGCCCGCAAGCCACGCCGCCTTGTTCCCAAGATTGCCTTCCTGTTCCTGACCAAGGgggagctgccgctgcggcctTTGTTGGAGAAGTTCTTCGCCGGCCACGACGGGCTTTACTCCATCTACGTGCACGCGAGCCCCGACTACACCGGCTCGGTGCCAACGGACTCTGTCTTCTATGGGCGCATGATCCCCAGCCAGGTACTGATTCTGAGTTTTGTCACATTTATCCTTGCAAATCTTAATTTCTTGATCAGCCGGTTCTTACTTAGAAATAGCTATTCCTCGGTTGTTTTAGAAATAGCGGTGAGATGATCATTGCGATGCAAttaacatttattttgtttgtgtgtgtCCACGGATGTACCATAGAAAACGAAATGGGGAGATCCGACACTAGTGGATGCGGAGCGGCGGCTGCTAGTGAACGCGCTCCTGGACGTATCCAACGAGCGGTTCGTTCTTCTGTCGGAGTCGTGCATCCCGATCTATAACTTCCCCACAGTGCGCACCCACCTCTTGGGCTCCGTCGGCATCAGCTTCGTGGacagcgccgacgaccaccgGAACCGCGTGCGCTACAATCCTGTCTATGGGCGCCACAACGTGTCCCTCTATGTCTGGCGGAA
The Brachypodium distachyon strain Bd21 chromosome 2, Brachypodium_distachyon_v3.0, whole genome shotgun sequence genome window above contains:
- the LOC100831933 gene encoding uncharacterized protein LOC100831933, translated to MNSTSKAMLLVSRSAGSSSSRFNVVPILLVFALGYALGLISNSTFQNLYLDLPAFFSATPLQHPSLVLSSSPPLPSPPERSLPCMGFTDDLFLSPNGGGMHNMTDEELFWRASMAPKVARKPRRLVPKIAFLFLTKGELPLRPLLEKFFAGHDGLYSIYVHASPDYTGSVPTDSVFYGRMIPSQKTKWGDPTLVDAERRLLVNALLDVSNERFVLLSESCIPIYNFPTVRTHLLGSVGISFVDSADDHRNRVRYNPVYGRHNVSLYVWRKGNQWFEMDRALALEVVTDETILPVLRDHFDPSYGAVIDEHYLPTLVSKLELSAHIANRSLTYHDWCPGTSHPWTFGADNVTEELFGKMKGGAINCSYNGRVSDICFLFARKFSAGALGKLLELAPKIMGFG
- the LOC100831322 gene encoding uncharacterized protein LOC100831322; protein product: MASTAKPMQVFHSGNCLNTVVTVLLLVSFGFVLGTIYSANFPESYLPPFLQPLPSLALSSSPLPMNSPTPPAPAPLPETPCILPPLPSTTLPPAPSSPSPPPEKPLMGFTDFLAPSGSVMHNMTDEELLWRASMAPKVAGMPRRIVPKVAFLFLTKGELPLRPLWEKFFAGHEGLYSIYIHTSPDYAGSPPADSVFYGRMIPSQKTSWGNINLVEAERRLMANALLDLANTRFALVSESCIPLLNFEAIYSYLITNSSSHVESYDRGDGRGRHGPFFTAHNITLSQWRKGAQWFEMDRALAVEVVAEARYITVFRGDHGASNMEEYYLATLVNLIRWGNRNTNRTLTYMDWRGGGSHPKDHGEKDVTVELVEGMRRGDGKCGYKVDVGNGVGEVEFCYLFARKFSRDAVGKLLELAPKVMGFG